GGCGACGCGGCGCATCAAACACTGCGCGAACAAACCAGCTCTTTGTGGGAATCTGCCCAGGCCGCGCGCAAGCGGCTCGATGAACTTTCGGCCAGCGAACAACAGCGAGCGCAACGGCTCGACATGCTCGGTTTTCAGGCGCAGGAAATCGACAACGCCAAACTCGAAGCCGACGAAGATACAGCGCTCATCGACGAACGTGCGCGCTTGATGAACGCGGAAAAACTGAGGGATGCCGCGGCCCTTTGCCGCGACGCACTTTCGGGGACCGAAGAAGCCGGAGCCGTTCAACTTCTGGCGCAGGCGTTGCGGGCAGCGCGTGAAATTGAATCGTTTGATGCGTCGGTGAGCGAATGGACGGAAGAGATTCAAAGCGCACTCTACGAAATCGAAGATGCAGCGGCACAAGCCAGCGCCTACGCCGACGCGCTCGACGCCGACCCACTGCGGCTGGAAGACATCGAAGCGCGCTTGCATTTGCTGACGCGCCTCAAGCGAAAATACGGCGATTCGATTGCGCGGGTTTTGGAATACCGCGCAGGAATCGAAGACGAACTTTCGCGGTTGAACCTTTCCGAAGAAGAGCTTTCAGCCTTGCGAGATGAAGCCGATGCCCATCGCGCGAGGTTTCTGGCGGTTGCCGAAAAGCTGTCGCAGTCGCGGCAAAAACTGGCAAAGAGGTTTTCCACCGAAGTCGTGAGCCATTTGCAAACGCTCGCCATGGAAAAAACGCGTTTTGAAGTCGGCTTCGAGCGCGGCGAAGGCAGCGCCGATGGCATCGATGTCGTCGAGTTCCTGTTTCAAGCGAATCCCGGCCAACCGCTGCGTCCACTTGCGCGCATTGCGTCAGGCGGCGAAATCTCGCGCGTGATGCTGGCCTTGCGCTCGGCTCTCTTCGCGCCACAAAGCGACGATCCAGCCTCGGGCGTGATTCCCATTCTGGTTTTCGACGAAGTCGATACCGGCATCGGCGGCGTGACGGCGGAAAGCGTCGGCATCAAAATGCGCGAACTGGCGCGCGGCTTCCAAGTTTTTTGCGTCACGCACTTGCCTCAAATCGCGCGACGTGCCGATTCGCATTTCCGCGTTTTGAAAGAAAGCGACGACGCGCGCACTCTCGTTTCCGTTACGCGACTCGACGGCGAAGACCGCGTGCGCGAACTCGCGCGCATGATGGGCGGTGAAACCGAAAGCACCTTGCGCCATGCCCAGGAACTACTCGCGGAAAATGGAACGGCAAAGCCAAAACGAAAGAAGAAATAAGTACGGTCGAATTCGACCGTACTCTTTTTATGAAGATTCTGCATTTCGCCGATGTTCATCTCGGCATGGAAAATTACGGGCGCGTCAATCCGCAAACGGGTTTGCATTCGCGCTTTGAAGACGGCCTAAAATGCCTGACCTTTATCGTCGATACCGCAATCGAGCGCAATGTCGATGCGGCGATTTTCGCGGGCGATGCGTACCGCACCAGCGACCCGAACCCGACGCATCAACACGGCTTCGCCTCGCAAATGCGCCGTTTGCGTGACGCTGGAATTCCCCTGATTATGGTGCCGGGAAACCATGATATGCCGGTTTCGTTCGGGCGTAAAAGTTCGCTCGATATTTTCTCGGCGCTGGGCACCGATTGCGTTCATGTTCTGGCGACGCGCGCGATTTCGGTTATCGAAACGCACAGCGGCCCGCTGCAAATCGTGGCGTTTCCGTGGCCTTCACGCGCCACAATGCTGGCGAAAGATGAGTTTCGCGGCGCCACCGAAGAAGCCGTTACGCACGCGATTGAAAGTGCCAGCGAAAGTTGGTTACGCGTCATTGCGCAGGAATGTGACCGGACGCTTCCAACGGTTTTGGTCGCGCACGTTATGGCCGACCGCGCTGAAACATCCGGCTCCGAATATTACGCAGCCATCATGCGCGATCCGAAGCTTGGTGTTGGAAGTCTGGCGCTCGAAGAATTCGATTACGTCGCGCTCGGTCATGTCCATAAATTTCAAGACTTGAATAAAGGCGCGCAGCCACCGGTTGTTTATACCGGCTCGATGGACAGAATCAATTTTGGTGAAGAAAAAGACACCAAAGGTTTTTGCGTCGTTGAAATTGAAAAAGGCAACGCGACTTACGAATTCGTGGAAACGCCCGTCCGCGTGTTTGTCACGATTCGCGCCGACATCGACGCCGACGAAGAACCGACAGCGGCTATTTTGGCAGCAATCGACCGCCGCAAAGAAAAGATTCCGGGCGCGGTTGTGCGCGTGGTTTACGACGCCGAATCGGGCCGCGACCTAGACCTTGATTTCAAAGAACTACACGCCGCTCTGGCAGAGGCGTGGCTTGTGGACAGCATTGCGCGTGCGCCGCGCGTCAGCGAAGAACGGGTGCGCCGCAGCGACCTTACCGAAAGTTTGGGATGGCCTGAAGCGCTCGATAAATACGCCGAAGTCAATCGCGACATTGTGCCCTACTTGCCCGAAATCAAAGCGGCCGCCGCACGTATTGAAGCAACCTTAAAGAATTGAGTACGGTCGAATTCCGGGTGCCCACACGAAGTGAAGGGCGGATACCGCCTTTTGTAAACTGCATCCGTGATACCGATTACGCTGCACCTTTCCAATTTTCTCTCTTACGGCGAAAACCTCCCGCCGCTCGATTTCACCCAGTTTCATACAGCCTGTTTGTCGGGTAATAACGGCAATGGCAAATCGGCCATTCTTGACGCGCTCACGTGGGCGCTTTGGGGACAGGCACGCAATGCAACGCCTTCGCTTCTGCGTCTTGGCCAAAGCGAAATGCGCGTCGAATTCGTTTTCGATCTCGATGGCGAGCGCTATCGCGTATCGCGCGGCTATCTCAAGAATAAGCGCTCGTCGGCAACGCTCGAATTAAATGTTTTGGATACCGACAGCGGCTTGTATCGCGCGATTACACGGGCGTCGGTGCGCGAAACGCAGGAGCAAGTCGATGGCTTGCTGCGCATGGATTACGAGACGTTTTTGTCGTCGGCGTATCTCAAACAAGGTCAGGCCGACCGCTTTTCCAAACAGCCACCTGGACAACGCAAACAAGTGCTGGCGGAAATTCTGGGCCTCGCGCGCTATCAGGAAATCGCCGACAAAGCGCGCGCCGAATCCCGAATCAATGAGGCGCGCGTGGAAGCACTGGACGCGCAAATCGAAAGCATTGAAGCATTTTTGGGCACGCGTACCGAAGCGCAGCGCTTATTTAATCTGTATTCGGAAGCCATTGAACAGTTCGCGCCTGAAATCGAGCGGCTGCAGGATGTGGTCGAGGCGAAAACGGCGCAAAAAATTCGACTTGATGAACGCCGCAAGCGGGCGCTGCAAATCGCCGGAGAAGTGGCCGAAGCAACAGCCCGATTGGACCGTGCGAAATCGGCGCGTGCCGAATTGGTGCGACAGCAAAACGACATCAACGATTGGCAGGCGCAAAGCGATAGCATCGTGGCGGATTTGGAACTCTATCGTAAAGCTAAAGACGACCTCGCGCGCTGGGACGCGGTCGCTGAAAAGTTTGCGGCGTTGCGCGATGAACACGCGCGTTTGAAAGAACACATCGACAACGCTGCCGCAACGCTGCGCACGCGCTTGAACGAACTCGATGCGCAAATCGCCCACGAAGAAAACATCGCCGCACAAAGTCGCACTCAACTTCAAGACAGCGACAGTGTGCGCGGGCGCGCGAAAGAATTGGAAACTGCACGCGAAGAAGAAGAGGCGCACGCGCGCCGACGCGTGGCTTATGACGCGGCGCTCCAAAGCGTGCGCGAAGCCGAAAACGCCCTACGTGCCGCGCGACTGCAAAGTGAAAGCGAATTATCCGCGCTGCAACGAGAACTGCTGGAAGCGGAAAACGCCGCGACACGCGCGCAACAGCTTGCGCCAGAAGTGGCGCGCATTGAAGCTGAACTCGCGCAACTCGATGAAGCACACTCGAGTGTCGATGCGCTGCAAAACCAGCGCATCGAATTCGAGGCGCGATTGGCGCAACTCAAACAGCACGTCGATGCGGAACGCGCTGCGATTGCTGCAAGCGAGCAAAAGCTCAAAGTTTTGCAGGCGAATCCCAACGCGCAATGTCCGCTATGCCGCAGCGGTTTGGGCGAACACGGGCGCGAGCATATCGAAGAAAGCATTGAAGACGAAATCACCAACGCCAACGCGCGCGTCGATGAATACACCGCCGAAGGCCGTCTGGTAAAGCAGAAGAAGGCCGCTGTCGGTGCGCCGTTGGAAGCGGCGCAAGCGAAGTTGCGCGATGCGCCGCGCCTTAACGCCGAAGCCGCGCGTTTGCGTCATGCACTCGAAGATGCCAACAAAGTACGGTCGAATTCGGGGGGACTTCAACAGCAAGTGGAAGCGGCACACGCGGCGCTCGAACGCGGCGATTTCGCGCCCGAACTGGCAGCGCGCGCCAAAAGCTTTCAGGCCGAACTCGATGCTGTTGGCTACGACGCGGCGGCTCACGAAGCAGCGGCAACGCGTGTGCGCGAATTGGCGCCCGTCGAGCGTGAACTTCATGAATTGCGCTTTGCCGAAGACAAGCTATCGGCAGCGGAAGCAAAAACTGCCGAGTTACAGCCAGAACGTGCTGAAATCGCAACGCAACTGGAAAGCGGAAGTTTTGCCGCCGCAGAATCGCGTGAGTTAGCGCGCGTCAAAGCAGAAGGCGAGAAGCTGGCTTATAACAAAGACGCAAAAATTGCGCATCGGGCGGCACGCGACGAAGAACAACGACTGAGCAACGCGCCGATTCGCTGGGATCGCTTGCAAAACGTCCTCGCCAACGCCGACCGCGTGGCGCGCGCAACCGAAGAAAACACTCAAGCGACACGCGAATTGGAAGCTACGGTGCAGCGATTGGAAGCTGAGGAAAAAGGCTTGGGAGATGTGGCGATTCAGGCGGCGGAATGCGAACGCGCATTGAATGCAGCGCAAGCTGAATTGCGCGTTGTGCGCGACCGCAAAAGCGAAGCGGACACCGAACTGGGCAAGCAACATGCGCTGTTAGACGAATGCACACGGCGCGAAACCGAGCGAGGCGTCTTAGCCGAAGAGCGCAAGGAAAAAGCGCGCGAATGCCATGTTCTCAAGGAAACCGCGAAAGCATTCGGCAAAGACGGTATTCAGGCGCTGATTATCGAAAACGCGATTCCCGAAATTCAGGATGACGCCAACCAGATTCTGCGACGACTGACCAGAAACACCATGCAGATTTCGCTCGAATCGCAGCGCGAAAAGCAAAGCGGTGGCACACGCGAAACGCTCGACATCAAAATTTCTGATGACAGAGGCACGCGCGAATACCTCCTGTTTTCGGGCGGCGAAGCGTTTCGCGCCGACTTCGCGCTGCGCATCGCGCTTTCCAAGTTACTCGCGCGTCGCGCCGGAACGCAGCTTCGCACGCTGATTATCGACGAAGGTTTCGGCACGCAGGACAAAGAAGGTTTAAGTCAGATGATCGAGTGCATTCAGACCATCGCCGACGACTTTTCCAAAGTGCTTGTGGTGACACATCTCGACGAAATCAAGAACGCTTTTCCCACGCGCATCGAAGTGGTGAAAGATGCGGCTTCGGGTTCGCGTTATGAAGTGATAACGGCATAAGGTACAGTCGAATTCGACTGTACCTTGCCAATGTTAAATTTTCAAAGAATAGGAAACGTGTTGCATTACAATTCGTTAAATTGTATGCTTCACAATCCTGTCGTTTTGAAGTGCTGCAGACAATTTGACCAAGTCACACTGGGGGCCTAATTCGCAAGAGCGAAAACAATCCTGATCTGGTGTGGCTCTTTTTTGTGCCCGAAGACCGCGAGGCTTTCGGTGCGATAAAAGACACTCAAATGTCGATGTGGCTTCCGAAAGGCGGGAAAACAATTGTCCTGGATTCGTGGCGCGGGACAAATGAATCACACAGCCGCGAAAGGAGTGTGGCCCGGTTAACAACAACGTCTTGTCGCAACGCTGTAAGACGTTTCGAAGGTCGGGCATTTTCGGAGTGACGGGCCAAAAAGCCCGCACCAACGGAGGATCGAGATGCATTTGGTAATCGAAGGACGTGGCGGCGACTGGCACAAGTTGCAAGATTTGCCCGCGCTGTATGAGTTGTTGGACACCCTTCCGGGTCGGATTAACATGACGAAGATCATGCCGCCCATCGTCACACGCTACGTTGGTGTAACTCCTGAAGATTGGGGCATCAGCGGTTTTGTAATGATTGCCGAATCTCACATCTCGGTTCACACATTTCCTGAAAGTGGCGAAGTCGCCATTGACGTTTTTTCCTGCAAAGAATTCGACCCTGCTTACACCTGCGACCTCTTGATGGAAGCCTTTGGCTTGAAGTCGGTTGAAACGTGCGTCTTGCGTCGTGGTCTGGAATACGGCGAAGGCACCTCCATGCTACCGACACGCTGGGCCACCGAAGCCACCGCTTACACGCCTAACGTTACCAAGCCCGACGCCGAACTGGTTGGCGCGACCTCCTTGCCCGGCTACAACCCGAACGGCTACGAAAGCAACGGTGCTCCGCTGAATGGCCACTCAATGAATTAAGGTCCGGTCGTTTTCGACGGTACTCGTAAAGCCCGCTGAAACTTTTCAGCGGGCTTTTGTTTTATGACACGTTTTCAACGAGTCTCTCCGTTTGCATTCTTATTGAGCTTGCTCGTGTTGTGGCTGTTGGAACGCAACGCCGAACGTCACTGGTTACTTGCGCTTATAACCTATGTGCCGCAACACTGGCTTCTCGTGCCTTGGCTCCTTTTGGTTTACGGCGCTACGCGTAAACACAACCGGCAAGCGCTGGCCGTTCATTCCATTTCGCTTGGCGTAATTGCCTTTGTTTTTCTGGGTGTCAACGTTCCCTTTCGTCGTCTCGTCGCGCCTCCAACGGCACAAGGAACGCGGTTGCGTGTCGTCAGCTATAACGTAAAGCTGTCGAAGAAAAGCACCTCAGCCGTTGCGAAGGCGATTGAGAATCTGAACGCCGATGTCGTCTGCGCGCAAGAAGTGCCGTGGCTTCCAAGCGAAAACGCAGCAGTCGCGCCGTTACTGCGCGCGCTTCCCGATTGGCACGCGCAGCACGACGGCGAACTGCTGACGCTTTCGCGCACGCCGATTCTGTCATCGAAGGTGCATCGCATGGGAAAGAGCGGAGCCGTCTCCTGTCAGGAAACCGTTATCAACGTGCGTGGTAACCGGATCCATTTTTTCAACACGCACATTGTGTATCCTGGCAGCCCTTCGCGGGATATCGGAGCACAAATCGAGCGCAGCATGCCAATGCGTGCGGCGCAAACGCGTGGCGTCATTCGAGCCGCACAAATCTCCAGTCCCTCAATTATCATGGGCGATTTTAATACGCCGCCACGCGGACAAATTTACGCGGCCTTTCGAACCCATTGGCGCGATACGTTTCGGGATGCGGGTTGGGGCAGCGGAAATAGTTTTCCCGTTGGCTTGCCACTCATCCGCATTGACTACGTGTGGACTTCGCGCGATTTCCAGGCGCAGCGCTGTTTCGTCGCAAATGAGAACGCTTCCGACCATTATCCGCTCGTGGCAGATTTGGTTCTTCGATAAAGCAGGCTGCTGCGCTTGCAGCTCTGGCGTTACTTGGGCATGACCTGGCAAATCGCATCGCGCAGCGCTTCCATGCTCACCGGTTTTGCGAGGTGGAGCGCAAAGCCCGCGTCGAAAGCGCGCTCACGATCTTCTTCACGCGCGTGGGCCGTCAGCGCGATCACCGGAATATGCTTGTGCTCTGAGGCTTTCACACGACGGAGAAATTCGAATCCATCGGCACCGGGCATTGCAATATCCGAAACGATAACATCAGGCTTCCAGCCGCTCGCCAAAATTTGAAACGCTTCGTCGCTCGATGCCCCCACGCGCGTATCCCACTGACAAGTGCGAAGCATTTGCTCAAGCATGGCGCGAGCGTCATCGTCGTCGTCGAGGAGCAGAACGCTGCCGTTGCAGGGGCCATCATCGCGCGCACCCAGGACTTCTTCGTTATCCAGTTGCGATTCGGCTTCCAGCAACGGCAAGAAAACGCGGAAGCTCGTGCCCTGACCGAGACCGGGAGAATCGGCTTCGACCTTGCCACCGTGCGCCTGCGCGAGATGGCGCACAATCGCAAGCCCAAGGCCTAATCCGCCATGATGCCTCGTGGTGGTAGCATCGGCCTGACGAAAACGCTCCCATACGTGTGGCAGGAATTCCGACGAGATTCCCGCGCCTGAATCGCGGACTTCAAGCACAGCCGAGGTACGGTCGTATTCGACCGTACTCAGCGTGACCTCGATGCGTCCATTGGTCGGCGTGAATTTGACGGCATTGGTCAGCAAGTTTGCGACGATCTGACGCAAGCGACCGCTATCGCCGTCGAGTTCGAATGGCTGCGCCGGCGCTTGCCAGTGCAAGGAAATTTTCTTTTCTTCCGTCGCGGCGCGAATCATTTCAATGGCGGCTTCAATCGGCGCGCGCCAGTCGAGGCGTTGCGCATCGATTGCGAGCTTGCCCGAAATCATACGCGAGACATCCAACAAATCGTTGACAAGTTGCAACTGCACATGAGCGTTGCGGCCAATCGCTTCCAAAGCGCGCGTATTCTGCTCCTCATTGAGACGGCCCGCATTGATGAGGTCAATCCAGCCCAGCAGCGGTGTCAGCGGCGTGCGCAATTCGTGAGACACAACAGCCAGAAACTCGTCTTTGGAGCGATTGGCATTTTCCGCTTCACGCTGCGCGGTTTGGGCTTCGCCGTAAAGCCGAGCATTATCCACGGCGAGCGCCGCACGTCGCGCCAGTTCTTCCGCAAGCGCGACATCGAGTTCGTCGTATCGCCGTTCAGAGCGCGCGGTCGCCATGGTCAGTGCGCCCAACATTCGCCCGCGCGCACACAAGGGAACCGACATCAACGAACGTAAACCGGCGGCCTGCATAGAAGCCCACTGGGTTTCGTCGGGCCACAGGGCGCGCAAATTTTCTTCGTTCGCAACGGGGAGGAAAACCGTGTCGGTGTTAGTTGGCTGTCCGCTATCGTCCTGTGAAAAGGGGCTGTCCATTCCCGCGAGCGATTTCATGTGCCACAGGAACCGTTCCTTGGAGGAATCGGTATGCGCGACGGCCACGCGGCGTTCTTTGGAGGCGTCTTCTAAGACATCGATAACGCACCAGTCCGCTTCGGCAGGAACCAGCATGCGCGCCACACTACCCAGCGTCGTTTCCAGATCGAGCGAGGCCGCAAACTCCTGCGACGCTTCGAGAATAACTGCTTGATGATGTTCGTTGCGGCGACGTTCGGTAATGTCCCGACAGGTGCCCATGAGGCGCCCGGCCCCTGCGGTGTCGCTCGTCATCAAGGCACCGGTTGCCGCCAGCCAATGAATGCCGCCAACGGGCCAAACGACGCGAAATTCGACTTCAAGAAGTTCACCGCTCGTCGCCGATTGCGCGCAGGCCTGCCGCAGCAGAATATGGTCGTCAGGATGGACCAGAGAGGCAAACTGCGCGTAATCGACGGTCGTGGTGTCGGTTGGACAGCCGAGCATCATCAGAGCCAGAGGCGAACAGTTGATCTTTCCGGTTTCGAGATTCCAATCCCATGTTCCCAGCCGACCGGCGCGTAACGCCAGGTGCAACCTTTGTTCGCTTTCGCGCAGCGCGTTTTCGGCTTCTTTCGCTTCGGTAATATCGCGGCGCGTGCCCCATGCGCGCACCACACAATCGCCTTCGATGATGCCGAGCAAACTGGAAATATAATAGTGCGTGCGCCCATCGCGCTCGACACGATTCGATTCCACGCCACTGAGATGCCAGTTATTGGAAGCAAAGGCGCGTAGATAGGCTTCGTTGGGCGGCGTGCGCGGTAGTAGTTCTGCGAGCGTGCGGCCAATGGCTTCGCGTCCGTAATCGAAGCCGTAAATGTGGGCCATCGCGTCGTTGCACTCGGCGAGATACGCGCGTTCGTAAACCAGATCGATTTGCTCATCGAGTGGCAGCGAAACATTAACCGGTTCGGTCAGTTCATAACGCCAGATGGCTTCCGTGCTCTGCGCGATGAACGCCTGATAACGATCTTCGCTTTCCTGCAATGCGTCTTCAGCAGCGCGGCGTTCGGTAATGTCGCGCTGTGTGCCCCACGCTCTCACCAAATGGTCGTCTTCGATAATTCCGACGAGATTGTTGCTGAACGACCGCCACTCGCCATTTCGATTTCGTTCTTTCGATTCCGCGTCGGCAATACGGTAGCCCGAACGGATGAATCCGCGCAAATACTCGCGATTTCCGGGCGTGTCCGGCATAACATCGGCCAGGCGCGTTCCGATGATTTCTTCCGCCTGCTTATAACCGTACATAACAGCCAGGGCGTCGTTGCATTCGACAAGCAAACCGCCCTCAAACATGACATCAATCTGGGCTTCAACGTCGAGAAAAATTGAAATCGGCGGGCACTCGTAGCGCCAGATGGCTTCGGAGCTTTGCGATATAAACGCCTGATAGCGCTCTTCGCTGGCGCGCAAAGCGGCTTCCACCGCATCGCGTTCTGATTCGGCTTTCAAGCGCTGCGTGATATCGTGAGCCATGACGAGAACGCCGCCCACGCCACTTTCGGTCGGCAGCGGTGCGATGGCCATATCGAGCGTGCGCGCCGAACCGTCGCGGGCATATCCTTCCATACGGATCTCCGCGTTGCCGCCCTGGAGAGCCTTCATGTAGCCTTGGAGTGCAATTTCGCGCGAAGTCGAGGTGGTGACATCGAAAAAGTGACGGCCCAGCAATTCTTCGGGCGCATAGCCCATGATGCGCTGGCACGCCGGATTCAGCGCGACAAAACGGCCCTCGCGGTCGAGCGCGAAGATGCCGTTAGGATTTCTTTCATAAAGAGAGCGGAGCCACTGGCTGCCTCGCTCCAATTCACCTTTGAGTTCGTCCGCTGTATCGCCAGGAACGTCTGCGGAAGCAGATTCCTTCATCTCACGCCTCCACTCGACCGGTTACGGTTTCCCTATTATAAGCGAAGTCAGAAGAGAATTGACAAAAAGAGTACGGTCGATTTCGACCGTACTCTTGTGCCACAAAGGGAAGGGCTAATCGCTCTGGCTCAGCCGCTTTTTTTCTTCGCCAAACATGAGCTCGTGAGCTTCACGCAAGACGCCAGGAATCTTATCGGCAAACGGCGACGCCGCGATAACCGGAGCAAGCGCCGCTTCGTCCAGATCTTTCGCGTTGTGTCCAGGGAACCAGTGACCGGCGTTGCCGAGCAGGTTGTAGCGCATCTTGCCCCACTCGACCAAGTCGAGCGATTTTGCATACGTCCACAAGCGCAGAATCTCGCGCACATTTACATCCCCCGGCACATCGAGATGTTCGGGAATGCCTTCAGGCCAGCGCGCGCACCAATCGGCTCCGAGCGTTCGTTCCATTTCGGCGCGCAACCGCGCTTCGATTTCGCTCAGCAACTTCTGGTCGCCACGATATTTCAGGGCTTCAACGTGTTGGTCGAAATCGGACGGACGTGCCGCGCCAATCGACAGCGTATGAACTTCGGGCCGTGCCAGACAATATAAATCATTGAACTGCATCGGCGAAAGTGGCGCGCACAAATCGACGAGTTTCGCCGGCGGTTCGTATAACTTTCCGCCTTTATCGACCGGAGAAATAATGAAAACGCCCATGTCCTGCTTGCGCGCTTCCAGAACCGAAGGCCAGTTCAAATCGTTGACGTAATACCAGTGCAAGTTGACGTAATCGAATTCGCCGGTCGCGCACGCCTGAGAAATCATCGGCTCGGTTCCGTGGGTCGAGAAACCGATAAAGTTCGCTCGTCCTTCTCGCTGAATTTCGCGCGCGACTTCCATGCAGCCGCCCTTGCGCAACACCTGATCGAGAACTTCGAGCGTATTGACACCATGAAATGCCAGCAAATCGACGTGATCCAATTTCAGATACGCCATACTTTTTTCGAAGTTGGCGCGAAATTCTTTCGGGTCGTCGCTGGGGCCGACTTTGGTTTGCACAATCAGCTTTTCGCGTGGAATGCTCGGCAACACCTTGCCGAGCATCATTTCTGACGTGCCGTAGCCGCGCGCCGTCTCGATGTGGTTCACGCCCACTTCAAGCGCGCGATGAACCGTTGCTTCCAGATTCTCCTGGTTAGCAACTTCGATTTCCTCGGGGCTTAAATCTGTCCAACCCTGCTGAAAGCGCATTCCGCCACAGGTGATAACCGACATTTGCAAATCGGTGCGTCCAAAACGGCGATATTCCATGTTACTCCGAGGTACGGTCGATTTCGACTGTACCTAAATAGTGTTGTGCAGCGCGCAAATCGTCGGGCGTGTCGATGGCAATATTCACGACACCTTCGACAACCGCAAGACGAATTTTCTGACCATTTTCCAACGCGCGCAACTGTTCAAGCTTTTCGGTTTCTTCAAGGGGCGACGACGGCAGCTGTGCCATTTTTTTCAGCCAGTCCGCAGTGTAAGCGTATATTCCGATGTGGCGCAGCAAAGGCTGTGGCGCATCGCTCGCATCGCGGCGCAAGGGAATCGCCGCGCGCGAAAAGTACAATGCATCGCCGTTGTGCGCGCGCACCGCTTTTACCACGTTCGGGTCGGCCTCTTGTGACGTCGGCATCGGCGTCGCAAGCGTTGCCATCGGCAATTCGCGGTCGGCGCGCATTAATTCAATAAGCGCATCGACATGGCGCGCCTGAACGAACGGCTCATCGCCCTGCAGATTGACCACGACGCGATGCTCGTTTTCGTTTTTCTGGGGAAATACATCGCGCAGCGATTGGGCGAGGCGGTCGGTACCCGTCGCGCACGAAGCATCCGTCCGAGCGACGCGCGCATCGTGCGGTAAAAAACTGCGTTCGATGGTTTCCGCA
The Abditibacteriaceae bacterium DNA segment above includes these coding regions:
- a CDS encoding PAS domain S-box protein, whose translation is MKESASADVPGDTADELKGELERGSQWLRSLYERNPNGIFALDREGRFVALNPACQRIMGYAPEELLGRHFFDVTTSTSREIALQGYMKALQGGNAEIRMEGYARDGSARTLDMAIAPLPTESGVGGVLVMAHDITQRLKAESERDAVEAALRASEERYQAFISQSSEAIWRYECPPISIFLDVEAQIDVMFEGGLLVECNDALAVMYGYKQAEEIIGTRLADVMPDTPGNREYLRGFIRSGYRIADAESKERNRNGEWRSFSNNLVGIIEDDHLVRAWGTQRDITERRAAEDALQESEDRYQAFIAQSTEAIWRYELTEPVNVSLPLDEQIDLVYERAYLAECNDAMAHIYGFDYGREAIGRTLAELLPRTPPNEAYLRAFASNNWHLSGVESNRVERDGRTHYYISSLLGIIEGDCVVRAWGTRRDITEAKEAENALRESEQRLHLALRAGRLGTWDWNLETGKINCSPLALMMLGCPTDTTTVDYAQFASLVHPDDHILLRQACAQSATSGELLEVEFRVVWPVGGIHWLAATGALMTSDTAGAGRLMGTCRDITERRRNEHHQAVILEASQEFAASLDLETTLGSVARMLVPAEADWCVIDVLEDASKERRVAVAHTDSSKERFLWHMKSLAGMDSPFSQDDSGQPTNTDTVFLPVANEENLRALWPDETQWASMQAAGLRSLMSVPLCARGRMLGALTMATARSERRYDELDVALAEELARRAALAVDNARLYGEAQTAQREAENANRSKDEFLAVVSHELRTPLTPLLGWIDLINAGRLNEEQNTRALEAIGRNAHVQLQLVNDLLDVSRMISGKLAIDAQRLDWRAPIEAAIEMIRAATEEKKISLHWQAPAQPFELDGDSGRLRQIVANLLTNAVKFTPTNGRIEVTLSTVEYDRTSAVLEVRDSGAGISSEFLPHVWERFRQADATTTRHHGGLGLGLAIVRHLAQAHGGKVEADSPGLGQGTSFRVFLPLLEAESQLDNEEVLGARDDGPCNGSVLLLDDDDDARAMLEQMLRTCQWDTRVGASSDEAFQILASGWKPDVIVSDIAMPGADGFEFLRRVKASEHKHIPVIALTAHAREEDRERAFDAGFALHLAKPVSMEALRDAICQVMPK
- a CDS encoding aldo/keto reductase, which produces MEYRRFGRTDLQMSVITCGGMRFQQGWTDLSPEEIEVANQENLEATVHRALEVGVNHIETARGYGTSEMMLGKVLPSIPREKLIVQTKVGPSDDPKEFRANFEKSMAYLKLDHVDLLAFHGVNTLEVLDQVLRKGGCMEVAREIQREGRANFIGFSTHGTEPMISQACATGEFDYVNLHWYYVNDLNWPSVLEARKQDMGVFIISPVDKGGKLYEPPAKLVDLCAPLSPMQFNDLYCLARPEVHTLSIGAARPSDFDQHVEALKYRGDQKLLSEIEARLRAEMERTLGADWCARWPEGIPEHLDVPGDVNVREILRLWTYAKSLDLVEWGKMRYNLLGNAGHWFPGHNAKDLDEAALAPVIAASPFADKIPGVLREAHELMFGEEKKRLSQSD